Proteins encoded in a region of the Cupriavidus pauculus genome:
- a CDS encoding PepSY-associated TM helix domain-containing protein yields MKANTLRLYQTLHTWVGLMAGWALFIAFFAGAITVFHHEIHVWQNPARLEGHHAAEVEVSGPAVDAFVQKLIAAQPDAAASVYVSLPSKEEPDFNAYWMDKAGAWHHMSGARLDGDAAARQNTSIDQVAGELSAFLNSLHYALGLGTNGMYFMGVISVLYGLALVSGVLLHLPRLRKDLFAVRPGRNLKRFWMDAHNVIGLFSLPFHMVFAVTGALFCLSLILVMVFNMLTFDGKLMDVIPRVTGATPEVAAANRAVPTMTSAELLRIAREHGGEHFTPEAIRFQRYGDANAVAEVRGEGTRALGNGGSVGLHAAAGEPNAGQLIANQTPGARDGNHALYSALYALHFGTFGDLAVRFVYLLAGLAGAFLFYSGNLLWIESRRKARQADQPRVHRLLAQATVGVCIGCCIGVALCFPAALLWPERAVSYVYWPVFGLAIAWALIRPPVRAAIELLYVAALASLTVPLSNAILTGDHLFAAALGGRWAVAGFDIGAIALAVGYVALARATQRRSRNGPAESVWAPRHAPAGDAAAAARAS; encoded by the coding sequence ATGAAAGCCAATACTCTTCGTCTCTACCAGACGCTCCACACGTGGGTCGGCCTGATGGCCGGGTGGGCGCTGTTCATCGCGTTCTTCGCGGGCGCGATCACCGTCTTCCACCACGAGATCCACGTCTGGCAGAACCCTGCCCGCCTCGAAGGCCATCATGCGGCCGAGGTCGAGGTCAGCGGTCCCGCCGTCGATGCGTTCGTGCAGAAGCTCATTGCCGCGCAGCCCGACGCGGCTGCCAGCGTCTACGTGAGTCTGCCCAGCAAGGAAGAGCCCGACTTCAACGCCTACTGGATGGACAAGGCGGGCGCATGGCACCACATGAGCGGCGCGCGCCTCGATGGCGATGCGGCCGCGCGGCAGAACACGTCGATCGATCAGGTGGCCGGCGAGCTGTCAGCGTTCCTGAACTCGCTGCATTACGCGCTCGGCCTCGGCACGAACGGCATGTACTTCATGGGCGTGATCTCGGTGCTGTATGGCCTGGCCCTCGTGTCTGGCGTGCTGCTGCATCTGCCGCGGCTCAGGAAGGACCTGTTCGCGGTGCGGCCGGGGCGCAATCTCAAGCGCTTCTGGATGGACGCGCATAACGTGATCGGCCTGTTCAGCCTGCCCTTCCATATGGTGTTCGCGGTGACGGGCGCGCTGTTCTGCCTGTCGCTGATCCTCGTGATGGTCTTCAACATGCTGACGTTCGACGGCAAGCTGATGGACGTCATTCCGCGCGTGACCGGCGCCACGCCGGAAGTGGCGGCGGCCAACCGGGCCGTGCCGACGATGACGTCGGCCGAGCTGCTGCGCATTGCGCGCGAACATGGTGGCGAGCATTTCACGCCCGAGGCGATTCGCTTCCAGCGCTATGGCGATGCCAATGCGGTGGCCGAGGTCCGTGGCGAAGGCACGCGGGCGCTCGGCAACGGCGGCTCGGTCGGCCTGCATGCCGCGGCGGGCGAGCCCAATGCGGGGCAGCTGATCGCCAACCAGACGCCGGGCGCGCGCGATGGCAACCATGCGCTGTATAGCGCGCTGTACGCGCTGCACTTCGGCACGTTTGGCGACCTCGCGGTGCGGTTCGTGTATCTGCTGGCGGGGCTGGCGGGGGCGTTCCTGTTCTACTCGGGCAATCTGCTCTGGATCGAATCGCGGCGCAAGGCGCGCCAGGCGGACCAGCCGCGCGTGCATCGGCTGCTCGCGCAGGCCACGGTGGGCGTCTGCATCGGCTGCTGCATCGGTGTGGCGCTGTGCTTTCCGGCCGCGCTGCTGTGGCCCGAGCGCGCGGTGAGCTATGTCTACTGGCCCGTGTTCGGGCTGGCCATCGCGTGGGCGCTGATTCGCCCGCCGGTACGGGCGGCGATCGAGCTGCTGTATGTGGCCGCGCTGGCCTCGCTGACGGTGCCCCTGTCGAACGCCATCCTCACGGGCGACCACCTGTTTGCCGCGGCATTGGGTGGGCGCTGGGCCGTGGCGGGATTCGATATCGGGGCCATTGCGCTGGCGGTGGGTTACGTTGCGCTCGCGCGCGCGACGCAGCGGCGGTCCCGGAACGGTCCGGCGGAATCGGTCTGGGCACCGCGTCACGCGCCGGCCGGGGATGCCGCGGCAGCCGCGCGGGCCTCTTGA
- the rimO gene encoding 30S ribosomal protein S12 methylthiotransferase RimO, translating to MKNPLESTTKKDRIPNVGFVSLGCPKALVDSEQIITQLRAEGYAISGTYDGADLVVVNTCGFIDEAVQESLDAIGEALTENGKVIVTGCLGAKKDAAGHDIVSSVHPKVLAVTGPHALGEVMQAVHTHLPKPHDPFTDLVPAAGIKLTPKHYAYLKISEGCNHRCSFCIIPSMRGDLVSRPVAEVMLEAENLFKAGVKELLVISQDTSAYGVDVKYRTGFWAGRPLKTRMTELVAALGELAAQYGAWVRLHYVYPYPHVDEIIPLMSQGHVLPYLDVPLQHAHPDVLKRMKRPANAEKTMDRIRAWREICPELTIRSTFIAGFPGETEEEFQTLLDFIAEAELDRVGCFAYSPVEGATANDLPGALPDEVREERRARFMEVAEEVSARRLQRKVGQTLRVLVDELNQDGGIGRSSADAPEIDGLVYIAPATKTSQRYRAGEFVQVKITGADGHDLWGEIA from the coding sequence AGCCTTGGCTGCCCCAAGGCCCTCGTGGACTCGGAGCAGATCATCACGCAGCTGCGTGCCGAGGGGTACGCGATCAGCGGGACCTACGACGGTGCCGATCTCGTGGTGGTCAATACCTGCGGCTTTATCGACGAAGCCGTGCAGGAGAGCCTGGATGCCATCGGCGAGGCGCTGACGGAGAACGGCAAGGTGATCGTTACGGGCTGCCTGGGCGCGAAGAAGGATGCCGCGGGGCACGACATCGTGTCGTCGGTGCACCCGAAGGTGCTGGCCGTGACCGGTCCCCACGCGCTGGGCGAGGTCATGCAGGCCGTGCACACGCACCTGCCCAAGCCGCACGATCCGTTCACGGACCTCGTGCCGGCCGCCGGCATCAAGCTGACGCCGAAGCATTACGCCTACCTGAAGATTTCCGAAGGCTGCAACCATCGCTGCTCGTTCTGCATCATCCCGTCGATGCGCGGCGACCTCGTGTCGCGCCCGGTGGCCGAGGTGATGCTCGAGGCCGAGAACCTGTTCAAGGCCGGTGTGAAGGAACTGCTCGTGATCTCGCAGGACACGAGCGCGTACGGCGTGGACGTGAAATACCGCACGGGCTTCTGGGCCGGCCGTCCGCTCAAGACGCGCATGACCGAACTCGTGGCCGCGCTCGGCGAGCTGGCCGCGCAGTACGGCGCGTGGGTGCGCCTGCACTACGTCTACCCGTATCCGCACGTGGACGAGATCATTCCGCTGATGTCGCAGGGCCATGTGCTGCCGTACCTCGACGTGCCGCTGCAGCACGCGCATCCGGACGTGCTCAAGCGCATGAAGCGCCCGGCCAACGCCGAGAAGACGATGGACCGGATTCGCGCCTGGCGCGAGATCTGCCCGGAACTGACCATCCGCAGCACGTTCATCGCGGGGTTCCCGGGCGAGACCGAGGAAGAGTTCCAGACGCTGCTCGACTTTATCGCCGAAGCCGAACTGGACCGCGTGGGCTGCTTCGCCTATTCGCCGGTGGAGGGCGCCACGGCCAACGATCTGCCGGGCGCGCTGCCCGACGAGGTTCGCGAGGAGCGCCGCGCGCGCTTCATGGAAGTCGCCGAGGAGGTTTCGGCGCGCCGTCTGCAGCGCAAGGTGGGGCAGACGCTGCGGGTGCTCGTCGACGAGCTCAATCAGGATGGCGGTATCGGCCGGTCTTCGGCCGATGCGCCCGAGATCGACGGCCTCGTGTATATCGCGCCGGCCACCAAGACATCGCAGCGCTACCGTGCGGGGGAGTTCGTGCAGGTAAAGATCACCGGTGCCGACGGTCACGACCTCTGGGGCGAGATCGCCTGA
- the serB gene encoding phosphoserine phosphatase SerB → MPLILQSLSPIATADLDAVRALASASPLVPRSDTVAVAETSAPLTPALHESLDAYCVPRGIDWAILATARKLSDFRLVAMDMDSTLITIECIDEIADFCGLKAEVSAITEAAMRGEITDFNESLRRRVALLKGLDASVLDRVYAERLRLSPGAERMLAGVQAAGIRTLLVSGGFVHFTDQLKPRLGLDFTRANTLEIVDGKLTGNVVGEIVNADVKARTVREVCAQIGADPSQAIVMGDGSNDLKMMAIAGLSVAFRAKPVVRAQASVAFNHVGLDGLLELLK, encoded by the coding sequence ATGCCGTTGATTCTTCAGAGCCTCTCCCCGATCGCCACCGCCGACCTCGACGCCGTGCGCGCGCTGGCCAGCGCCTCGCCGCTGGTCCCCCGCAGCGATACCGTGGCCGTGGCCGAGACCAGCGCCCCGCTGACGCCGGCGCTGCACGAGAGCCTCGACGCGTACTGCGTGCCGCGCGGCATCGACTGGGCCATCCTCGCCACCGCGCGCAAGCTGTCCGATTTCCGGCTCGTGGCCATGGACATGGACTCGACGCTGATCACCATCGAGTGCATCGACGAGATCGCGGACTTCTGCGGGCTCAAGGCCGAAGTCTCGGCCATCACCGAAGCCGCGATGCGTGGCGAGATCACCGATTTCAACGAAAGCCTGCGCCGCCGCGTGGCCCTGCTCAAGGGGCTCGACGCGTCCGTGCTGGACCGCGTCTATGCGGAGCGCCTGCGCCTGTCCCCCGGTGCCGAGCGCATGCTGGCGGGCGTGCAGGCGGCCGGCATCCGCACCCTGCTGGTGTCGGGCGGCTTCGTCCACTTCACCGACCAGCTCAAGCCGCGCCTGGGCCTCGACTTCACGCGCGCCAATACGCTCGAGATCGTCGATGGCAAGCTCACCGGCAATGTCGTCGGCGAGATCGTCAACGCCGACGTCAAGGCCCGCACCGTGCGCGAAGTCTGCGCGCAGATCGGCGCCGACCCGTCGCAGGCCATCGTCATGGGCGATGGCTCCAACGACCTCAAGATGATGGCCATCGCCGGCCTCTCGGTGGCGTTCCGCGCCAAACCCGTGGTCCGCGCGCAGGCCAGCGTCGCGTTCAATCACGTCGGGCTGGACGGCCTGCTGGAACTGCTGAAATAG
- the argE gene encoding acetylornithine deacetylase has product MSAETLSENAPTTTDAAIGALEWTRRLVAFDTTSRNSNLGLIETVRDHFAARGLKPHLSYNPQKNKANLFVTVPAANGETNGGIVLSGHTDVVPVDGQDWSSDPFQPVIRDGRLYGRGTCDMKGFIGTTLSLLPTLLETRLREPVHYALSFDEEVGCMGAPFMLAQLRDLGVKPAGCIVGEPTSMRTIVAHKGINAYRCCVTGQAAHSSLTPKGVNAIEYAARLICFIRDIADEFKAQGPYDQAFDVPFTTASTGTIQGGIAINTIPALCEFVFEFRNLPGVDPKGIISRIQAYAGDVLLPRMRGEHADADLVITEIATAPSLDAAEQDAITQLVRALTGDREINKVAYATEAGLFQQMGVPAVVCGPGDIQQAHKPDEFVALDQLEACERFLHKVVGSLRAA; this is encoded by the coding sequence ATGTCAGCCGAAACGCTCAGCGAGAACGCCCCCACCACTACCGATGCGGCCATCGGCGCGCTGGAATGGACCAGGCGACTGGTCGCGTTCGATACGACCTCGCGCAACTCCAACCTCGGCCTGATCGAGACCGTGCGCGACCACTTTGCCGCGCGCGGCCTGAAGCCACACCTGAGCTACAACCCGCAGAAGAACAAGGCCAATCTGTTCGTGACGGTGCCGGCCGCGAATGGCGAGACCAATGGCGGTATCGTGCTGTCGGGCCATACCGACGTGGTGCCCGTGGACGGCCAGGACTGGTCCAGCGATCCGTTCCAGCCCGTGATTCGCGATGGCAGGCTCTATGGCCGCGGCACCTGCGACATGAAGGGCTTTATCGGCACCACGCTGTCGCTGCTGCCCACGCTGCTCGAGACGCGCCTGCGCGAGCCCGTGCACTACGCGCTCTCGTTCGACGAGGAAGTGGGCTGCATGGGCGCGCCGTTCATGCTCGCGCAACTACGCGACCTCGGCGTAAAGCCCGCGGGCTGCATCGTGGGCGAGCCCACGAGCATGCGCACGATCGTCGCGCACAAGGGTATCAATGCCTATCGCTGCTGCGTGACGGGCCAGGCCGCGCATTCGTCGCTGACGCCCAAGGGCGTCAATGCCATCGAGTACGCGGCGCGGCTCATCTGCTTCATCCGCGATATCGCCGACGAGTTCAAGGCGCAGGGTCCGTACGATCAGGCGTTCGACGTGCCGTTCACCACGGCCTCCACGGGCACGATCCAGGGCGGCATCGCCATCAACACGATTCCCGCGCTGTGCGAGTTCGTGTTCGAGTTCCGCAATCTGCCGGGCGTGGATCCCAAGGGCATCATCTCGCGCATCCAGGCCTACGCGGGCGACGTGCTGCTGCCGCGCATGCGCGGCGAGCACGCCGATGCGGACCTCGTGATCACGGAGATCGCCACGGCGCCGTCGCTCGATGCCGCGGAGCAGGATGCGATCACGCAGCTCGTGCGCGCGCTCACCGGCGATCGCGAGATCAACAAGGTGGCCTATGCGACCGAGGCCGGCCTGTTCCAGCAAATGGGCGTGCCGGCCGTGGTCTGCGGCCCCGGCGATATCCAGCAGGCGCACAAGCCCGACGAATTCGTCGCGCTGGACCAGCTCGAGGCGTGCGAGCGCTTCCTGCACAAGGTGGTGGGCAGCCTGCGCGCGGCATAA
- a CDS encoding cystathionine beta-lyase, whose product MSDRSSSPDDRQPAGSRSAHYPQTVAVQPDLNIPPNFGSFSPATHRGSTVVFNTLAELRAYGDPSKTYWRYGLHATPTSEALCQQLAQLEGGKHTLLFPSGMAAISLVDFSLLKSGDDVLIPDNVYGPNRDHADWLARDYGVSVRYYHPMIGAGIAALIQPNTKLIWLESPGSVTMEVPDVEAIVAAARARNVITAIDNTWSGGLYFQPFDKGIDISVQALTKYQSGGSDVLMGATIVRDTKLYERLRRTRMVMGWGVSADDCFLVLRGLQSMPVRLAAHDRAAREVAEWLLQRPEVTRVLHPALPQCPGHAEWRRDFTGATGLFSILLHDRYSRKQVDDFVEALKLFAIGWSWGGAHSLAVPYHVPTMRAPGTWPPAGWEHAGELVRLYIGLEDTRDLIADLRQAMDATLG is encoded by the coding sequence GTGTCCGACCGTTCTTCTTCTCCCGATGATCGCCAGCCCGCTGGCAGCCGCTCCGCGCATTATCCGCAGACCGTTGCGGTGCAGCCGGACCTGAATATTCCGCCGAATTTCGGATCGTTCTCGCCAGCCACGCATCGCGGTTCGACGGTCGTGTTCAATACGCTGGCCGAACTGCGCGCCTATGGCGATCCGTCGAAGACCTACTGGCGCTACGGGCTCCATGCCACGCCCACCAGCGAGGCGCTCTGCCAGCAGCTCGCGCAGCTCGAGGGCGGCAAGCACACGCTGCTGTTCCCCTCGGGCATGGCCGCGATCTCGCTCGTCGATTTCTCGCTGCTCAAGAGCGGCGACGACGTGCTGATTCCCGACAACGTGTACGGCCCCAACCGCGACCACGCGGACTGGCTCGCGCGCGATTACGGCGTGTCGGTGCGTTACTACCATCCGATGATCGGCGCGGGCATCGCGGCGCTGATCCAGCCGAATACGAAGCTGATCTGGCTCGAATCGCCGGGCTCGGTCACGATGGAGGTGCCCGATGTGGAGGCCATCGTCGCGGCCGCGCGGGCGCGCAACGTGATCACGGCCATCGACAATACGTGGTCGGGCGGGCTGTACTTCCAGCCGTTCGACAAGGGCATCGATATCTCGGTGCAGGCACTGACCAAGTACCAGTCCGGCGGCAGCGACGTGCTGATGGGCGCGACCATCGTGCGCGATACCAAACTCTACGAACGTCTGCGCCGCACGCGCATGGTCATGGGGTGGGGCGTGTCCGCGGACGACTGCTTCCTCGTGCTGCGCGGGCTGCAGAGCATGCCCGTCCGCCTGGCCGCGCACGACCGCGCGGCACGCGAGGTCGCGGAATGGCTGCTGCAGCGTCCCGAAGTCACGCGTGTGCTGCATCCCGCGTTGCCGCAGTGCCCGGGGCATGCGGAATGGCGCCGGGACTTTACGGGTGCGACGGGGTTGTTCTCGATCCTGCTGCATGACCGGTACTCGCGCAAGCAGGTGGACGATTTCGTGGAGGCGCTGAAGCTGTTCGCGATCGGCTGGTCGTGGGGCGGCGCGCATAGCCTCGCCGTGCCGTACCACGTGCCGACGATGCGTGCGCCGGGCACCTGGCCGCCCGCTGGATGGGAGCACGCGGGCGAGCTCGTGCGGCTCTATATCGGGCTCGAGGATACGCGGGACCTGATCGCGGATCTGCGGCAGGCGATGGACGCCACGCTGGGCTGA
- the bktB gene encoding beta-ketothiolase BktB: MTREVVVVSGVRTAIGTFGGALKDVAPTDLGALVVRESLARAGVSGDDVGHVVFGNVIHTEPKDMYLARVAAVQGGVSIHAPALTLNRLCGSGLQAIVSAAQTILLGDADVAIGGGAESMSRAPYLAPAARWGARMGDARLLDMMLGALHDPFHNIHMGVTAENVAKEYDISRGQQDETALESHRRASAAIRAGYFKDQIVPVTVKSRKGDVVFDTDEHVRHDAKIEDMTKLKPVFAKENGTVTAGNASGLNDAAAAVVLMERAEAERRGLKPLARLVSYGHAGVDPKTMGIGPVPATKIALERAGLTVADLDVIEANEAFAAQACAVTKALGLDPAKVNPNGSGISLGHPIGATGALITVKAVHELQRVQGRYALVTMCIGGGQGIAAIFERI; the protein is encoded by the coding sequence ATGACGCGTGAAGTGGTGGTGGTAAGCGGCGTTCGTACCGCAATCGGAACGTTTGGCGGCGCGCTCAAGGACGTGGCGCCGACCGACCTCGGCGCCCTGGTCGTGCGCGAGTCGCTGGCCCGCGCGGGCGTGAGCGGCGACGACGTGGGGCACGTGGTGTTCGGCAACGTGATCCATACCGAGCCGAAGGACATGTATCTGGCCCGCGTGGCCGCGGTGCAGGGCGGCGTGTCGATCCACGCGCCCGCGCTGACGCTGAACCGCCTGTGCGGCTCCGGCCTGCAGGCCATCGTGAGCGCGGCGCAGACGATCCTGCTCGGCGACGCCGACGTGGCGATCGGCGGCGGTGCCGAAAGCATGAGCCGCGCCCCCTATCTCGCGCCGGCCGCCCGCTGGGGCGCGCGCATGGGCGATGCCAGGCTGCTGGACATGATGCTCGGCGCGCTGCACGATCCGTTCCACAACATCCATATGGGCGTCACGGCCGAGAACGTCGCGAAGGAATACGACATCTCGCGCGGCCAGCAGGACGAGACCGCCCTCGAGTCGCACCGCCGCGCGTCCGCGGCGATCCGTGCCGGGTATTTCAAGGATCAGATCGTTCCGGTGACCGTGAAGTCCCGCAAGGGCGACGTCGTGTTCGATACCGACGAGCACGTGCGTCACGACGCGAAGATCGAGGACATGACCAAGCTCAAGCCCGTGTTCGCGAAGGAGAACGGCACGGTCACGGCCGGCAATGCCTCGGGGCTGAACGACGCGGCGGCGGCGGTCGTGCTGATGGAGCGCGCCGAAGCCGAGCGCCGTGGCCTGAAGCCGCTCGCGCGCCTGGTCTCGTACGGCCACGCGGGGGTCGATCCGAAGACCATGGGCATCGGTCCCGTGCCGGCGACGAAGATCGCGCTCGAGCGCGCCGGCCTGACGGTCGCGGACCTCGACGTGATCGAGGCCAACGAGGCGTTTGCCGCGCAGGCCTGCGCGGTGACCAAGGCGCTGGGGCTCGATCCGGCCAAGGTCAACCCGAACGGTTCGGGTATCTCGCTGGGCCATCCGATCGGGGCCACGGGCGCGCTGATCACGGTCAAGGCCGTGCACGAACTGCAGCGCGTGCAGGGCCGTTATGCGCTCGTGACGATGTGCATCGGGGGCGGGCAGGGCATCGCCGCGATTTTCGAGCGCATCTAG